Proteins from one Leptonema illini DSM 21528 genomic window:
- a CDS encoding N-formylglutamate amidohydrolase: MKCEILISCEHAVADIPPDFLDCFRSSQAERALNSHRGFDEGVLDLALFLRERLSIKRRDCFHAGTASRLLIDLNRSETHRALFSDFTRNLPSDKKSRLIAEYHRPYRTGIIEALKSRIAAGKTVVHLSVHSFTPVLNGKVRRPDIALLYDPRRKTERTFADLWIDTLKQESTERALPIQTGRNDPYRGTADGCTTAMRRLFSADRYIGFEIEINQRLLTQIQGTGEGFRVFPDEIKNLVERSLLFAMRR, translated from the coding sequence ATGAAATGCGAGATTCTCATCAGCTGCGAGCATGCCGTCGCCGACATTCCTCCCGATTTTCTCGACTGCTTCCGCTCGTCACAGGCAGAGCGCGCCCTAAACAGCCACCGCGGCTTTGACGAAGGAGTTCTCGATTTAGCGCTCTTCTTGAGAGAAAGGTTATCCATAAAGCGCCGGGATTGCTTTCATGCAGGAACGGCAAGCCGTCTTCTCATCGATCTCAATCGCTCTGAAACACACAGGGCTCTCTTCTCGGATTTCACGCGAAACCTACCTTCGGATAAGAAATCGCGTCTCATCGCAGAGTACCACCGTCCCTACCGCACAGGCATCATTGAGGCATTAAAGAGCCGCATCGCTGCCGGGAAAACCGTGGTGCATCTGTCCGTGCATTCGTTTACGCCTGTTCTGAACGGAAAGGTCAGACGTCCCGATATTGCCCTGCTTTATGATCCGCGCCGTAAAACCGAGAGAACCTTTGCTGACCTATGGATCGATACGCTAAAACAGGAGTCGACGGAGCGGGCGCTACCCATTCAGACCGGACGGAACGACCCTTACCGCGGCACGGCCGACGGCTGCACGACGGCGATGCGACGCCTCTTTTCAGCGGATCGCTATATCGGATTTGAAATCGAGATCAATCAACGTCTTCTGACGCAGATACAGGGAACTGGAGAAGGATTCAGGGTATTCCCGGATGAGATCAAAAACCTCGTAGAGCGCAGCCTTTTATTTGCCATGCGGCGTTGA
- a CDS encoding SDR family NAD(P)-dependent oxidoreductase has product MNIEKQKHTRERKEEQGQKIVVITGAASGLGREALEMLARSDQVRLIVAVVRNSSLQDLAASLEEQGIASYVRLEAVDLAEPQSIDLLIGRLSDLPRVDVLINNAGLFMDRRESNSIGIEKQMMVNYFAPRRLTLGLWDLLLRSSRPRVLNLTSRLHRRGSIDLERFASQTESQDSITYSGAAEYANSKLALTAWTCGLARRMGGRATLISQHPGVYATGITRRLAAPLRFLWNVFISDPEKGARFIVEAALKPEIASGSYLDRDRLSRPAALALDQAFQDKLEEATERLLPTT; this is encoded by the coding sequence ATGAATATAGAGAAGCAAAAACACACGAGAGAACGAAAGGAAGAGCAAGGGCAAAAAATCGTCGTCATAACCGGAGCGGCCTCCGGACTCGGACGCGAAGCGCTCGAAATGCTCGCCCGCTCCGATCAGGTCAGACTTATCGTGGCCGTTGTGCGAAATTCGTCTCTGCAAGATCTGGCCGCCTCTCTTGAAGAGCAGGGCATCGCTTCGTATGTTCGACTGGAAGCCGTGGATCTTGCCGAGCCGCAGTCCATCGATCTTTTGATCGGCCGCCTGAGCGACCTGCCGCGCGTGGACGTTCTTATAAATAATGCCGGCCTTTTTATGGATCGGCGCGAAAGCAATTCCATCGGTATAGAGAAGCAAATGATGGTCAATTACTTCGCCCCGAGGCGGCTGACTCTTGGACTGTGGGATCTGCTTCTGCGTTCCTCTCGTCCGCGTGTGCTCAATCTTACGTCACGTCTGCATCGTCGCGGAAGCATCGATCTCGAGCGCTTTGCCAGTCAGACGGAGTCGCAGGACAGCATCACCTATTCCGGAGCCGCAGAGTATGCGAATTCCAAGCTGGCGCTGACGGCCTGGACCTGCGGTCTTGCACGCCGAATGGGAGGCAGGGCTACGCTCATCAGCCAGCACCCAGGCGTGTACGCGACGGGCATCACCCGCCGTCTGGCCGCTCCTCTGCGCTTTCTCTGGAATGTCTTTATTTCGGACCCTGAGAAGGGAGCCCGCTTTATTGTGGAAGCGGCTTTGAAGCCTGAAATCGCATCAGGCAGCTACCTTGATCGGGATCGTCTTTCGCGTCCGGCAGCTCTTGCGCTTGACCAGGCCTTTCAGGACAAACTCGAAGAGGCGACGGAGCGCCTGCTGCCAACCACTTGA
- the leuD gene encoding 3-isopropylmalate dehydratase small subunit yields the protein MESLRIHRGLAALLDRANVDTDQIIPKQFLKKIERTGFGKHLFHDWRFLDDAGEKENPDFALNQKRYRNATILVTRENFGCGSSREHAPWALLDYGFRIIVAPSYADIFFNNCFKNGMLPIVLPTAQIQELFEFIEANEGAELEADLEKQELRVVNVPKAYRFEVEPFRRECLLNGWDDIGLTLRNEGAISSFEKKYAEQYPFQLVSK from the coding sequence ATGGAAAGCCTGCGTATTCACAGGGGCCTGGCCGCCCTTCTTGACCGAGCCAACGTCGATACCGACCAGATCATCCCCAAGCAATTTCTGAAAAAGATCGAGCGCACGGGATTTGGAAAGCATCTGTTTCACGACTGGCGTTTTCTCGACGACGCAGGCGAGAAAGAGAATCCCGACTTCGCTCTCAACCAGAAGCGCTATCGGAATGCGACCATTCTCGTCACCCGCGAGAACTTCGGATGCGGCTCCAGCCGTGAGCACGCTCCCTGGGCGCTTCTGGATTATGGCTTTCGTATCATCGTCGCTCCGTCATACGCCGACATCTTCTTTAATAACTGCTTTAAGAACGGCATGCTTCCGATCGTTCTGCCCACCGCTCAGATCCAGGAGCTTTTCGAGTTCATCGAAGCGAACGAAGGCGCTGAGCTTGAGGCCGATCTCGAAAAGCAGGAGCTTCGCGTCGTCAACGTTCCGAAGGCCTATCGTTTCGAAGTGGAGCCCTTCCGTCGCGAATGTCTGCTGAACGGATGGGATGACATCGGTCTGACGCTGCGTAACGAAGGGGCGATCAGCTCGTTCGAGAAGAAATACGCCGAACAGTATCCGTTTCAGCTCGTCTCAAAATAA